The DNA window gcatgaaagagagagagagggagattatCCTTACACATTCTGCAGCCAGTttctctcctcctgctgcaggcTCGTCGCAAGCCTCCGCTCCGCAGGCCGCCGTGGTTGTCATGGAGACGGCAGAGGATTGACAGTCTGGCGGGGGAGCAGTGATGTCAGCGCCGTCCTGGTCACCTGACAGCCTGACGGGGGCCTCCGCCGCTGCAATCTCTGCACTGCAGCTGGAGAattggggggagggaggggtacAGAAGTAgggagacagaggtagagaaatagagagaaggtggagagagagagagagacagtcacaggaagagaaagagagagtgatggaaagagacagaatgagagagaaaccAAGATAttgggagagaggaagagtaaaagagaaagacaagagGAATatagatggggagagagaggggggagagagagggagagacagagggatatagatgggggagagagagggagagacagtgaggaagacagagggatagagatgggggagagagagagggagagacagtgaggaagacagagggatagagatgggggagagagaggggagagagagagggagagacagtgaggaagacagagggatagagatgggggagagagaggggagagagagagggaaagacagtgaggaagacagagggatagagatgggggagagagaggggagagagagagggagagacagtgaggaagacagagggataGAGATGGGGGGTGTTAGAGAAGGCAGAATGTCTGAGGGTGGAATTATGATTCCTGGCACCTCTCTCCACTCCACCGTCCGTATGGTTCAGCCGTCCCcctcctcctttccctctctctcccacaccccCCTGGCTTCTCCAGCCCTCCAGGGACTTCTCCCTTGCCTTTCCCCAGCGGAGGGGCTCAGGGGGCGGGTAATTAGACCCATCAATTCCCATTAACACCTAAATTCCTGGACCAATCTGGACCACATGAAGTAGAGCACAGGATGACAGGATGCTGCCTCTGTCGGTCTGCAGTGCTCTCCACACATCACACCTCTCCATCCACCTCTCTGATTCCTTTGTGTGCCCACCTGCCATGCTTTGAGCATGtgtaggttgtgtgtgtgtgtgtgtgtgcgcgtgcatgccTGGTGTCAACGTCTGCTCCGAGCTCTCCCAGCACTCGGCGGAGTGCGAATGTGCACACACAGAAATTCAAGCACACGGTACAAGCTAGCTGCTGAATGAACATAACAAAGACAGCCTGCCTGTCATCAGCATTGCACCTGTTCACACACCAGACTGGGATTGAGTGCACAACACGGACATCAGGTGACAATCCCAATTTCCATCCCTGGGGGGcacaatataaatgtatctCCGCTGAACAGGAAATAACCCTACTATTTTGGCCAGGGACGTAAGATGTACTCTAGTTATTTACAATACTATTTGTTGTAAATGTTGATCATCAATGTACCGGTTTCAATGATTGCAAGCATTTTCCCTttgtaattttgtgttgttaacATTGTTTCACTAAGCCTGCGTCTTCTCACCCATTTAACTTGCTTTAGTCTGTCATGTAGAAGAACATCACCGCTGTCAGTTTGCACGCAGCTTGTCATGGACCAATCAGATTATCCTCCTGCTGAAATCTCAGGCCAAAAGGGGGTCTGACTGCGGTGACATCGCTCGCCAATCAGAGAAGACAAACGCTCGTGCACGCCCAAGTAAACGCATGCTCACGCACGCCGACAAGCACACAAGGACTACGCATTATCAACACCCGCTGGAGCTTCTGAAGGTTCTAGAGTCTTTAATATGCAACAAAGCAACAACAAAGCCAATTCCTCCTCCGCCCCAAAATCTTCAGATGGTGCAGGTGCCGGGGGGCATAGCAGGAATAATTAACATGCACCTTCTTCACATTGAGTCCCaactggcaccctattcctcacgtagtgcactacttttgacccgTGCCCATAGGGCTCTCCGCACtgtagggaatatggtgccatttgccACCCGGCCTAGAAGAAAGGCTATAAAAGGCGACGCTGAAGTGTTTCCTTCCTGTCGTTAAAACCTTTCCCTCCAGATAGGACCTGTCACTTTGCCACCCTAAGCCATGATGAATGGGAGCTCATAACCTGACACCTCTTTTACTAGCTCATGGACTGTGTATGATATATCACCTGTTCGCTCCTGCGCTCAAATCTGAATTAGTATCACGTCGTGTATGTTTGTGCACGCAGGTTGGAGCCCACTGGACTCCAACGGGTGATCCTCGGCTTCGGAGCACACGTCACCACCCTCCCTGACTATGGTCTAAACCCCTGAGCTTCACAGAAGGTGGTTCTGTCCTACACCTTTTAACGCTGTTACACTTGTCCACGTCATCAAGCAATatggcacaagggggtgtggaaTATGGCCATTATGCCACAGTTAAGGGGTTTTCTTTGGCACGACGCGACACAGAATGCATGAATATATCGTACCACAAATCCATGAGCAACCGTATTAAATGAACAAAGGAGGAGAGGGTGTGGTTtttggccaatataccacagcttgtGCTGTTCAAAGGCAAGACGCGACACAGAATGACTGAAAGCTACCTGTGGCAATACACCACAAAATTGCCAGGTGCTTTTTGCTATTAGAAACTGGTTACCAAAGCAATTAACAGTTAAATATTATTTCTCATAAACAGGTTTTGGCCAATTTGGCCAATCTTATGTTTGAACCACACCGTTTATTATCTATAATATATTATCCAATATACACATTCTCAGAATtatgaaaaaaacaagaaagtgagtgagggagggactAAAGCTTAAAGCACATACTCCTGCTATGAGCAGTGTTCCAGAACTTCCTGCTGTTAATGGATTCCTGCTCCAGCATCCCACCAGGCTCACACTGAAGTATAATAAATGGGAACAGCATTGAAATGACCTGGTGAAAAAGCCATCAGACTAGCCACAGTTCAATAGCCATTGTAATGGTAAGCTTGTATTGGACACTGAGGAGCACTGATACAAAGACTACATAATGAAGTCAAGAGTCTTTTAGCCTGGTAAAAACTAGAGTCTTCGGGTGCATGCATAAACATCTTACCAGATATATATCCACATTCAAAGCCTACAGATAAGAAGTcacattaaaaaacatgaaGATATATTGTATTACTGTACACTGTATATTGTATGTAAGAAGAACATGATTATACTGTTTATTTGCACAGTTTAGTATTGATACACTTTGATTCTAAGCATGGAGTTGATAAACTACTAAACCTGTGTCCAATGAGAAGAGAGACAGCGATATCTACTGACTGGAAAAGAGAACATACAGTGATATCTACTGGATGGATGTGAAGAGATACAGCTATATTTAACGACTGGAAGAGAGGACATACAGTGATATATACTGGATGAATGGGAGGAGATAAAGTGATATCTACTGGATGGATGAGAGGAGATACAGTGATATCTACTGGATGGATGAGAGGAGATACAGTGATATCTACCAGATGCATGAGAGGAGATACAGTGATATCTACCGGATGGATGACAGGAGATACTGTGATATCGACTAGATGATAAAAAGAGAAAGTGATATCTGCTGGATGGATGAGAGGAGACACTGATATAATTTGATGCCTGACAGGAGAACGTAATATCTACTAGATGGATGAGAAGAGAACGATATCTGCTGGATATTTGAGAGGAAACAATGATATCTACATGATGGATGACAGGTGAATGTAATATCTGCTGGATGGATGAGAGGAGACAGTGATATCTACATGATGGATGACAGGTGAATGTAATATCTACATGATGGATGACAGGAGAATGTAATATCTGCTGGATGGATGACAGGAGACAGTGATATCTACATGATGGATGACAGGAGAATGGAATATCTGCTGGATGTACGAGAGGAGACAGTGATATCTACACGATGGATGATAGGAGAATGTAATATCTGCTGGATGTATGAGAGGAGACAGTGATATCTACATGATGGATTACAGGAGAATGTAATATCTGCTGGATGGATGAGGAGACAGTGATATCTACATGATGGATAACAGGAGAATGTAATATCTGCTGGATGTATGAGAGGAGACCGTGATATCTACATGATGGATGACAGGAGAATGTAATATCTGCTGGATGGATGACAGGAGACAGTGATATCTACATGATGGATGACAGGAGAATGTAATATCTGCTGGATGTATGAGAGGAGACAGTGATATATTCATGATGGATGACAGGAGAATGTAATATCTGCTGGATGTATGAGAAGAGAATGATATCTGCTGGATGTATGAGAGGAGACTGAATTCTACATGCTGGATGACAGGAGAATGTAATATCTGCTGGATGTACGAGAGGAGACAGTGATATCTACATGATGGATGACAGGAGAATGTAATATCTGCTGGATGGATGAGAGTGGAACTGTCAGGGATAGAGACATTTATAAGCAAAAATGAATAATAGGCTTTTGATTCATCTCCTGTGCACCATTTGCAATTACAATTCTATTTCTCTTCACCCAGCCTTGACTTAGAGGTTGGTGTGCCAGTGCCtgactactgtactgtattttgaATACAGTGTCTGGGCAGAGTTTGTGCCAGGTGTAGAAAGACGCCAGCTTATCAGCCTTCAAACAATGCCAAATTAGGCTGTACATATTTCTGTGATGGGCCAAACCGCAACTGTCTGAAGTCTCCACTCATTTAGCAAACAGTATGCCAAACCAGCTGCCACAGTGAGAGCAGGAGAGTGCCAGCACCAATCTGGTCCTGGGAGAGTATGGAACATACCTGGgttcaaattatatttgagaACTTTCAATAACTAAGCTGTGGTAGGTTGGTTTTGCCTGGCACAATGGACCCAATAGAACAGATCCAAAAGTGTGAAGGATGGAGCAAAGGTTCAAccactgaaagaaaacaagtaCTATTTGATCCCAGGTAGGTCTGCTGTTATGGAGACTAAGTGCCAGACCATGGACTGGAGACCTTGGCATAACAACAACAGTCTCCTCTGCTAGCCAACCCTGTTAGCTGTAACAGATGTTTGCAACACACCCAATACCAACACGACCACTAATGTGGCCCCTGCAGAAACCCACTACAGCACATTTCATTTTTCCCATCCAAAAACATTATACGatttcaaaacaaactgtttgGCGATACTTGATATACATCTCAAATGAACAACATACACATTCTAGTTCACTGTCTCTTTAAATGACTCCAGGGGGACGAGTTACTTTCAATTTGACTTTcaacttgtttttctttctaccTACTAGAAAAAGGACACTGATAAGACACACTGGTTAATACACCTCTCCTCAAGGAGTCATAATAACAAAGTAATTTAACCGCATGTCCAAAACACAGCACATACCTCTTCTTGATGAGGTCCAGGGCCGAGCCTATGAAGCCATCCTTCATGGAGTAGATCTTGGCTCCGTAGCTGTCCAGAAGCAGGGCTGGGCAGCAGCTGGATGAGCCCTCTGCACTCTCCCGGCGCGGAGGAGGAAAGGGGACCGGCACCGTGAGCCCACCGCTGGGCCCGCTGTCCTGGACCTGGGTTTGGTCTGCCTTCTCCTCCCCCTGGGTCTGACCAGATGCCTGGAGCGGAGAGCGGGGAGTGGGGCCTGTACAGATAGCGACGGTAGAAACCGTGGTCCGAATGCTGGCTGTCGGCTTGGCAGAGGGGCCGGTAGAGACGGCAGACGCAGAGTTTGTGGGACCGGCTGCGGTAAACTGCTCCACCACCGTCACGCTCCCCTCTATGCCTGTGTAGTCCTGGTAACTGGAGGGGGGAGCCCCGGGGGATCTGTCCCCCAGCGTGACCTGTTCGCCGTCGCCTCCCGTCACCCCGCTCTTACTCTCGACCTCCGTCTCCCCCGTGGCGGAAGGCTGACAATCTCTCCGGTCTGACAGAAGGCGGCACGTCTCTCCGTCCCTGCCCGCCCCCGGGCTCTGGGCTCCTCCATAGCCGTCCATCGGGGCCCTCGTCGCCGCGCTCTGCCTCATCCTCTTGAACTCCTCAAAAGTGGGGATGTGGAGGCGTCCCACGGGGGGTTTCTCGCAACGACCCATGACCTTGGCGCAGCCTGTGGCGACGGAGACGGACTCGGCGGTGTAGGACTTGGCCATGGGCGGGGTCTCCGCGGCGTCAGGGGGGGCATTGAGCGACAGGTTGGGGCTGCTGTTCTGCCGGCGAAGCTGCAGGCGCCTCAGGACCTCCCGTTTGATCTCCTCAGGGCTGGTAATGCGGTGGACACCCAGGGGTCTCCCGGTGTCCCTCTCCAGACAACCCCCCAGGACAGCGGCACCGCCGCGAGGAATCGCCTGAGGCCGAAGGGGCTTTGGGGGTTCATTTGCCGCACGGGCACTGTGGAGACGGAGCTTCTCCCTTAAGCCTTTCCTGGCGTTGGCGTTCAACCCCCAGTCGTCCACCCCGGGGAACAGCCACTGGGGGAAGAGGGGGAGCTCCCTCCGCCCTAAACCCCCGAGACCCCGTCTCCCAAGGCGAGGGTGGGGGTAGAAGGCCAGGCTCTCAGGACCGAAGCCCTCCGGAGGCCCGTCGTACCAGTGGCTGGTGGCGGTGCAGCGGAAGATGAACTCGCTGTCCACACTGCCCCTGTAGGGGGCGCTGTACGGGGAAGAGTAGAGGCCCGGCTCGGACACAGTACTGGTCCAGTTCAGGTTCTCCATGCTGCGGTAGAGTCGAGTCCCGCCGGCTGAGTTCACACGCCCGCAGGGCACCGCGGCATTCGTTCCCCTGCCCAACGCCGACTCGAACACCAGCCCAGGCTCCATCGGTGGGTACCGCGCGCCGTTGGCGGAACAGTGGCGAAGGCCGAGGTTGGTCAGCAGGGCACTGCTGTTACAGCGGGGCGTGACGGGGCACTGGCCGGGGCATGGGGGGTAGGGGGGCACGCTGTGACCCCTGAAGCCGGACAGGGGCTGGGGTGGGGGCAGGTCGGTGAGGCACGGCTCCAGGTCCATGGCGGGGCCAGCGGTGCACGGGTAGCCCGCAGGGCCTCGGCCGACGGAGTCACATGGCGGGGGGGCGTTCACGTCCGGCATGGCTGCACTATgaaccaccatgcttcagagAGAGGCTCCCAGAAAGTGGCCCTAAGAGACCGAGGAGACACACAGGGCAATGAGGTGGTCTGCagacaacatacacacacagactgctaCGTAGCATCTGTACGCCAACTTCACTAAAACATATCAGGAATTTGAGGGCTGTTGAGATAATCGTTGAAATGACCAACGGGTTCCATACTGTAGATAGAGGGCCTGGTTTCCAGTACATTCTGACCTCAGTGTGATGGTTGATCTCATGGTGTAAGTCGGTACTGGTTAAAACCATGGAAAATAAGACACTGAGACATACCAGGCTGCTCCACACACTGGCATTGTCCCCGGTCTGGGGTTCCTTCACTTAACCTGAATTATCATGTTCACTTTTAAATTAACATCTCCACACCAATGACTAAAAGAATGGCCTTGATGGaggaagggagaaaaagagaggagtaAAATAAGATGAAGCTGAACGGATAAGAATGAAAGACTGGCAATTGGTAGTTAGCATTCCACTAATCGGTGCGGAGCTTTGGATTATGAGAGGTAGggaaggagagggtgaggaaggACAGAAAAGGACAGATAGAAATGGACAGAGAGGTttggaaagaggaagagggggcgaaagaatgaaagacaggacaaagagaaagggaaggagagagaagaaaatgaGCAATGGTCCTGCACAGTTCTGCTGCTCTCCTTGTCTGTCTTGGTTTCAGGGTCTGAATCTCTCTCTAATTAGTATGATCTGCATGGCTGGAGGCTGGAGCCATCCATATAGAAAGCTAGATAGTCATGAAACAGAGTAGCATTGGGCAGAATCCCTCGTGCCTCCCTCTTTGGATTAATGTAATAAGATAAGGTTTATTTACccgctcctccctcctctcttacCTACAGGCTATGAGGCTCCAGCCAAACTAGATCTTTTTTTGATGGGAGGTAATACATGTATAACAATTCCTAACACGCCTGAGGTAAAAGGACGACTCctggaaagagaaaaaaaaaagctgtattcCAATCTAATTTCTTAAGCGGGGTTGAATGAGCTGCATGCCAAAACGAAGGCTCTGTTGTTTATCTCTCCGTCTAAATGTATGCAGACGTGTGATTCAGCACTGGAGGTGGTTGGTCGCCAATCATTCTTGGGAAATCACTTTTTGCcctatgttgtgtgtgttgtgtgtgtgtgtctttacatGTGTGCAgctttcaattttttttggagAAGAAGGCTTTGGCAATTGAATAAACAGACTTCATTAGCATTAGGAGCGGGGGTCTAATCAAGCGAATGGTTCCTacttgtttgtatgtgtagaTTTCCAGGGCTGTTGCTAACATGGGGAAAGGTGGCCATGGCTTGGGGGGGCCCATTGATCACAATAATATCCATGTCTTCCataagtgagggggcccaggattcctggtACCGGCCCTGTACATGTCTGGGGTAGGTGTGAGTACAGGCCTCAGCCGGCTGACAGGCAGGCTTTCCCTTCCCTTTCCGACTGATTTACGGCTGGTCTTAAGACCCACGGTGAACCAGTCGTTATTATGGGCCTTGACTCGCTCTTTGCTCCAACTGTCAGTGCCACTAACCAGGGCGTATATAACCTCCACTGGCTCCAAACCAAATCAAATGCACTAATACTCTATTAGAAAAAAAGGGCTCCCGCTATAATGAAAGAGGAAATGAGCTGTTCCTGAAAGGACAGAGTAAGCATGTTCTTGTCCTGGAAGGGGACTTCTTTTTAGTGGGGGTTTAAGAGAATATTCAAAACTGCTGTGTCACAACACTCGTGTCACAATCTGTTCTCAGTGTTCATCTgcgtgcatgagtgtgtgtgtgtgtgcgcgcgtgtgcatATGATACAGCACATCGTTCAGTGTATGCTGGTCTTTTTGACTGTCTCGAGGTTATTCAACAATCTGAACATCTACCCATTTGGTAACCAATCCCGCCATCGTGGCCTGTTAAACCTCCTGTTACAGTCAGGAAGGCCCTACGGCGGGCTGAACTTACCCCATTTTAATCAGGTCTCTCTGGCTTTTCCCTCCTTCAGTACAGCCTCCTGGTCATTGGCCCTGGACCAAACGCAGAGCCCTTTGGCTCATTCACAGTGCGTCTTCCGTGGAGAACTCTGGTCGGCCTGGAGACGACTCTATGGAGACATCCAGAAAGACAGCCTGACCTGAAGCAAGAAGAGGAATAAGAGTCGATCAATAACCCAGTGTCAATAGAGTGAAATCAACCAACCCGCAGAAATGTTAGTGAGTCTAGTATTTCTGTCCTCCGACAAAGAGGATGAGATAAAGTGAACAATGGGCAGAGCTGTTAGTCAGTAAGAAAATCAGTTTGATGACTAGATTAGGGAAACACGCAACAACTCACGCAACCAACTGTCCTGCCAAGCAGCAACTGAATGGTTCCAAATGAACCAACAACACATTACTCCATGTGCACTCCACGTTCAGCATCCAAACATTTTCCACCATAAAAAACAGAGAACCCATTTCTAAAAGGCTACTTCAAACTATGTCGCTCAGCATCACCGAACTAGCCTATTCCCCATTTagaagaaaataatttccatcaAGGCAGTAGAATGTTTCTCAAATCTCTGCATTCTCAGACCTGCTTGATACCTGGGTAAACCGTCAGTCTAGGCAGAACGGCAAGATGGCCGACAGTACGTTACCTTGTTTAGAACCGAGCCAGGCCCCAGTATGGTCACAACCGGGGAAGATGGAGAATAAACTAGTGAAAGAGTGAGGTTTGACAAACTAAGTGCCTGTGATGGCAATGTCCATGGTCCCAACCTCTGGTGTGAGTGACTGATGCAGACCCTGTGACCTTGCTTCCCCTTTTAACTGAcaggacacacagagacaggccagacaaacacatacagctctggaaacaattaagagaccactgcaaaattatctggttttactattcatggGTATGTGTTTgcgtaaaatgaacagttttttttc is part of the Esox lucius isolate fEsoLuc1 chromosome 16, fEsoLuc1.pri, whole genome shotgun sequence genome and encodes:
- the si:dkey-91i10.2 gene encoding uncharacterized protein si:dkey-91i10.2 isoform X1, giving the protein MVVHSAAMPDVNAPPPCDSVGRGPAGYPCTAGPAMDLEPCLTDLPPPQPLSGFRGHSVPPYPPCPGQCPVTPRCNSSALLTNLGLRHCSANGARYPPMEPGLVFESALGRGTNAAVPCGRVNSAGGTRLYRSMENLNWTSTVSEPGLYSSPYSAPYRGSVDSEFIFRCTATSHWYDGPPEGFGPESLAFYPHPRLGRRGLGGLGRRELPLFPQWLFPGVDDWGLNANARKGLREKLRLHSARAANEPPKPLRPQAIPRGGAAVLGGCLERDTGRPLGVHRITSPEEIKREVLRRLQLRRQNSSPNLSLNAPPDAAETPPMAKSYTAESVSVATGCAKVMGRCEKPPVGRLHIPTFEEFKRMRQSAATRAPMDGYGGAQSPGAGRDGETCRLLSDRRDCQPSATGETEVESKSGVTGGDGEQVTLGDRSPGAPPSSYQDYTGIEGSVTVVEQFTAAGPTNSASAVSTGPSAKPTASIRTTVSTVAICTGPTPRSPLQASGQTQGEEKADQTQVQDSGPSGGLTVPVPFPPPRRESAEGSSSCCPALLLDSYGAKIYSMKDGFIGSALDLIKKSCSAEIAAAEAPVRLSGDQDGADITAPPPDCQSSAVSMTTTAACGAEACDEPAAGGEKLAAECQHSGLGCRRSSSDAAYEPAESVRAQRECRLRPHYSDPMPADAAKRKQLEMKIAAAARLHSQRRDRDCAPAAVRVRSEPRGEERLGVPGVTRAGQHRWSTISSLSADSGVVGLCDDRDDDDEPRRVHHSGGAEVERVDSGIGPCLARVWKRPSASLRAWEAQRPCPDCGQREGHGSARTEGEGTGMCERCSKLRTERKEAILEFLNTESSYGEDLRIIKEEFLCPMQSAGLLTSEQLAVVFSNVQELIDVNERFTEHLQDSIDQAFDQGDEDLLTVCIGEIFLEFVNMLPAFQTYCLQQFTSVNMLNTLEKEKELLRIFLDVSQNDNTALRRMNLRSFLMAPLQRVTKYPLLLSRISKSTTECHPDHIRLREAKSRVESHLEHINMKTKQEGTLTWSLRSFRRDSRKNREVINIEMREVSMKTVGWARESTRFVMEGPLQLSQPADGQWVKKGSKGLKFQNVQSLLMVRTQRPGEGLSLTEGGAKVEQQEHGVWDGVLVLIKDKSSGKFTVLREPIRLANCVVSADPDCEDTFEVLDIRKEAFVFRALDKSRTQQWFRQIKRYARDLGPWRKRRNALPNIMMNTTQGRS
- the si:dkey-91i10.2 gene encoding uncharacterized protein si:dkey-91i10.2 isoform X2, which gives rise to MVVHSAAMPDVNAPPPCDSVGRGPAGYPCTAGPAMDLEPCLTDLPPPQPLSGFRGHSVPPYPPCPGQCPVTPRCNSSALLTNLGLRHCSANGARYPPMEPGLVFESALGRGTNAAVPCGRVNSAGGTRLYRSMENLNWTSTVSEPGLYSSPYSAPYRGSVDSEFIFRCTATSHWYDGPPEGFGPESLAFYPHPRLGRRGLGGLGRRELPLFPQWLFPGVDDWGLNANARKGLREKLRLHSARAANEPPKPLRPQAIPRGGAAVLGGCLERDTGRPLGVHRITSPEEIKREVLRRLQLRRQNSSPNLSLNAPPDAAETPPMAKSYTAESVSVATGCAKVMGRCEKPPVGRLHIPTFEEFKRMRQSAATRAPMDGYGGAQSPGAGRDGETCRLLSDRRDCQPSATGETEVESKSGVTGGDGEQVTLGDRSPGAPPSSYQDYTGIEGSVTVVEQFTAAGPTNSASAVSTGPSAKPTASIRTTVSTVAICTGPTPRSPLQASGQTQGEEKADQTQVQDSGPSGGLTVPVPFPPPRRESAEGSSSCCPALLLDSYGAKIYSMKDGFIGSALDLIKKSCSAEIAAAEAPVRLSGDQDGADITAPPPDCQSSAVSMTTTAACGAEACDEPAAGGEKLAAECHSGLGCRRSSSDAAYEPAESVRAQRECRLRPHYSDPMPADAAKRKQLEMKIAAAARLHSQRRDRDCAPAAVRVRSEPRGEERLGVPGVTRAGQHRWSTISSLSADSGVVGLCDDRDDDDEPRRVHHSGGAEVERVDSGIGPCLARVWKRPSASLRAWEAQRPCPDCGQREGHGSARTEGEGTGMCERCSKLRTERKEAILEFLNTESSYGEDLRIIKEEFLCPMQSAGLLTSEQLAVVFSNVQELIDVNERFTEHLQDSIDQAFDQGDEDLLTVCIGEIFLEFVNMLPAFQTYCLQQFTSVNMLNTLEKEKELLRIFLDVSQNDNTALRRMNLRSFLMAPLQRVTKYPLLLSRISKSTTECHPDHIRLREAKSRVESHLEHINMKTKQEGTLTWSLRSFRRDSRKNREVINIEMREVSMKTVGWARESTRFVMEGPLQLSQPADGQWVKKGSKGLKFQNVQSLLMVRTQRPGEGLSLTEGGAKVEQQEHGVWDGVLVLIKDKSSGKFTVLREPIRLANCVVSADPDCEDTFEVLDIRKEAFVFRALDKSRTQQWFRQIKRYARDLGPWRKRRNALPNIMMNTTQGRS